In the genome of Bradyrhizobium sp. CIAT3101, one region contains:
- the ftsW gene encoding putative lipid II flippase FtsW: protein MLSREERTPFTEWWWTVDKPLLGAILVLMLTGVILSLAASPPVATRIGLDPFHFFSRHVMFLAPSFMVLVGVSFLSPRSIRRSALIIFTISIILIVVTLAIGPEVKGSRRWITLLGVNIQASEIAKPSFVVIAAWLFAESTKRPEMPATSMALVLLMMLVSLLVMEPDFGQTMLILMVWGSLFFIAGMRMIWVFGLAGIGAAGLFSAYLFVPHVAGRIKRFMNPASGDTFQVDTAMEAFYNGGWFGLGPGEGIAKRSLPDSHTDFVFAVAAEEFGIILCLAMLTLFAFVVIRTLSRAYANEDMFSRFAASGLAILFGVQAAINMSVNLQLIPAKGMTLPFISYGGSSIVSLAYGVGMMLALTRLRPRTEVEASGHADAMRSYA from the coding sequence ATGCTCTCCCGTGAAGAACGCACCCCCTTTACCGAGTGGTGGTGGACCGTCGACAAGCCGCTGCTCGGCGCGATCCTGGTGCTGATGCTGACCGGCGTCATCCTGTCGCTGGCGGCGAGCCCGCCGGTGGCGACCCGCATCGGGCTCGATCCCTTCCACTTCTTCAGCCGTCACGTGATGTTCCTGGCGCCGTCCTTCATGGTGCTGGTCGGCGTCTCCTTCCTGTCGCCGCGCTCGATCCGGCGAAGCGCGCTGATCATCTTCACGATCAGCATCATCCTGATCGTGGTGACGCTCGCCATCGGCCCTGAGGTCAAGGGCTCTCGCCGCTGGATCACGCTGCTCGGCGTCAACATCCAGGCCTCCGAAATCGCAAAGCCGTCGTTCGTCGTCATCGCCGCCTGGCTGTTTGCGGAATCGACCAAGCGGCCGGAGATGCCCGCGACCTCGATGGCGCTGGTGCTGCTGATGATGCTGGTCTCCCTGCTTGTGATGGAGCCGGACTTCGGTCAGACCATGCTGATCCTGATGGTGTGGGGCTCGCTGTTCTTCATCGCGGGCATGCGCATGATCTGGGTATTTGGCCTCGCCGGCATCGGCGCGGCCGGGCTGTTCAGCGCCTATCTTTTTGTTCCCCACGTTGCCGGGCGCATCAAGCGCTTCATGAATCCAGCCTCGGGCGACACTTTTCAGGTCGATACCGCGATGGAGGCCTTCTACAACGGCGGCTGGTTCGGCCTCGGACCGGGCGAAGGCATCGCCAAGCGCAGTCTGCCGGACAGCCACACCGACTTCGTGTTCGCGGTTGCCGCCGAAGAGTTCGGCATCATCCTGTGCCTGGCGATGCTGACGCTGTTCGCCTTCGTCGTGATCCGCACGCTGTCGCGCGCCTACGCCAACGAAGACATGTTCTCGCGCTTTGCGGCCTCCGGGCTCGCGATTCTGTTCGGCGTACAGGCTGCGATCAACATGTCGGTCAACCTCCAGCTCATCCCCGCCAAGGGCATGACGCTACCCTTCATCTCCTACGGCGGCTCCTCGATCGTGTCGCTCGCTTATGGTGTCGGCATGATGCTGGCCCTGACGCGGCTGCGCCCGCGTACCGAGGTCGAAGCCAGCGGCCATGCCGACGCGATGCGCAGCTACGCGTGA
- the rsmH gene encoding 16S rRNA (cytosine(1402)-N(4))-methyltransferase RsmH, which produces MSDAPHIPVLGREAVEHLAPREGGIYIDATFGAGGYSRAILDVPGTRVIAIDRDRTAIAGGAELVAHAAGRLTLVEDRFSNLAEVCAAQDVDAVDGVVMDVGVSSMQLDQAGRGFSFRLDGPLDMRMGQVGPTAADVVARASESDLADIIYLFGEERHSRRVARAIVADRQETPFTTTRALADLVGRVVRSKPGDIHPATRTFQALRIFVNEELEELQTALAAAERVLKPGGRLVVVSFHSLEDRIVKNFLSLRAKTGGGSRHLPEVAQGAPSFQLLTRRPVIAGEAEVAHNPRARSAKLRAAERTSAPAHDDSEPSSWPKLSDVMRGG; this is translated from the coding sequence ATGAGTGACGCGCCGCACATTCCCGTGCTTGGCCGCGAGGCGGTCGAGCATCTCGCGCCGCGCGAGGGCGGCATCTATATCGATGCCACCTTCGGCGCCGGCGGCTATAGCCGCGCCATTCTCGATGTGCCGGGAACCCGCGTCATCGCGATCGATCGCGACCGCACCGCGATCGCCGGCGGTGCCGAGCTGGTCGCGCATGCCGCGGGCCGGCTGACGCTGGTCGAAGACCGATTCTCGAATCTTGCCGAGGTCTGCGCGGCGCAAGACGTCGACGCGGTCGACGGCGTCGTGATGGATGTCGGGGTGTCCTCGATGCAACTCGACCAGGCCGGTCGCGGCTTCTCGTTCCGCCTCGACGGTCCGCTCGACATGCGCATGGGGCAGGTCGGCCCGACGGCTGCTGACGTCGTCGCGCGCGCCTCGGAAAGCGATCTCGCCGACATCATCTATCTCTTCGGCGAGGAGCGGCATTCGCGCCGCGTTGCTCGCGCCATCGTGGCTGACCGACAGGAGACGCCGTTCACCACCACGCGCGCGCTCGCCGATCTCGTCGGCCGGGTGGTGCGCTCGAAGCCCGGCGACATTCATCCGGCAACGCGGACGTTCCAGGCACTGCGCATCTTCGTCAATGAAGAGCTCGAGGAGCTTCAGACCGCGCTCGCGGCGGCCGAGCGCGTGCTCAAGCCCGGCGGCCGTCTGGTGGTGGTCTCGTTCCACTCGCTGGAAGATCGCATCGTCAAGAATTTCCTGAGCCTGCGCGCCAAGACCGGCGGCGGCTCGCGGCATCTGCCGGAAGTGGCGCAAGGCGCGCCGAGCTTCCAGCTCTTGACGCGCCGCCCGGTGATCGCCGGCGAGGCGGAGGTTGCGCACAATCCGCGCGCCCGTTCCGCAAAGTTGCGCGCCGCCGAGCGCACCTCGGCGCCGGCGCACGACGATTCAGAGCCGTCGTCCTGGCCGAAGCTTTCCGACGTGATGAGGGGGGGCTAG
- the mraY gene encoding phospho-N-acetylmuramoyl-pentapeptide-transferase, with translation MFYWLIELSNTFPGFGAVRTVLNVFRYITFRTGGAIVTGALFVFLFGPWIIDHLRIRQGKGQPIRTDGPQSHLAKKGTPTMGGLMILSGLTVGTVLWCNPLNPYVWIVLAVTLGFGFVGFYDDYLKVTKQTTSGFGGKLRLLIEAVIALVACYALVRLNRDPASTALTIPFLKDTVLHFGWFFVVFGAFVIVGAGNAVNLTDGLDGLAIVPVMIATASFAMIAYLAGNAVFADYLQIKYVAGTGELAVLCGALLGAGLGFLWFNAPPASIFMGDTGSLALGGMLGSIAVAVKHEIVLAVIGGLFVLEAVSVIVQVVSFKLTGKRIFRMAPIHHHFEQLGWTEPQIVIRFWIISVMLALAGLSTLKLR, from the coding sequence ATGTTTTACTGGCTGATCGAGCTCTCCAACACATTTCCAGGCTTCGGTGCGGTGCGCACCGTTCTGAACGTCTTTCGCTACATCACCTTCCGCACCGGCGGCGCCATCGTCACCGGCGCGCTGTTCGTGTTCCTGTTCGGACCCTGGATCATCGATCATCTGCGCATCCGCCAGGGCAAGGGACAGCCGATCCGGACCGACGGCCCGCAATCGCATCTGGCCAAGAAGGGCACGCCCACCATGGGCGGGCTGATGATTCTGTCCGGCCTCACGGTCGGCACCGTGCTGTGGTGCAATCCGCTCAATCCCTATGTCTGGATCGTGCTCGCGGTGACGCTCGGCTTCGGCTTCGTCGGCTTCTATGACGATTACCTCAAGGTGACCAAGCAGACCACGAGCGGGTTCGGCGGCAAGCTGCGCCTGCTGATCGAGGCGGTCATCGCGCTGGTCGCCTGCTATGCGCTGGTGCGGCTGAACCGCGATCCCGCCTCGACCGCGCTGACGATCCCCTTCCTGAAGGACACCGTGCTGCATTTCGGCTGGTTCTTCGTCGTGTTCGGTGCCTTCGTCATCGTCGGCGCGGGCAACGCGGTGAACCTCACCGACGGTCTCGATGGCCTCGCCATCGTTCCCGTGATGATTGCGACCGCGAGCTTTGCGATGATCGCCTATCTCGCCGGCAACGCGGTGTTTGCCGACTACCTCCAGATCAAATATGTCGCGGGCACCGGTGAGCTGGCGGTGCTCTGCGGCGCGCTGCTGGGCGCCGGCCTCGGTTTTCTCTGGTTCAACGCGCCGCCGGCCTCGATCTTCATGGGCGACACCGGCTCGCTCGCGCTCGGCGGCATGCTCGGTTCGATCGCGGTCGCGGTGAAGCACGAAATCGTGCTTGCGGTGATCGGCGGACTGTTCGTGCTGGAGGCGGTCTCCGTCATCGTGCAGGTGGTCTCGTTCAAGCTCACGGGCAAGCGCATCTTCCGGATGGCGCCGATCCACCACCATTTCGAGCAGCTCGGCTGGACCGAGCCGCAGATCGTGATCCGCTTCTGGATCATCTCGGTGATGCTGGCGCTCGCCGGCCTCTCCACGCTGAAGCTGCGCTGA
- a CDS encoding UDP-N-acetylmuramoyl-L-alanyl-D-glutamate--2,6-diaminopimelate ligase produces MKLRDLLGNDAAIEPATAALDVGGVALDSRVVKPGDLFFALAGSKTDGARFVDAAIAAGAVAVVGDHAPDGCKVPFVSVANPRRALALAAARFFPAQPATIAAVTGTSGKTSVAAFTRQIWERLGHASASIGTIGLVSPKRTVYGSLTTPDPIALHRQLDEIAREGVTHLAFEASSHGLDQYRLDGVRVCAGGFTNLSRDHMDYHPTVAHYLAAKLRLFRELVPPGGAAVISADHDCSAEAIDAATRRGLRVMAVGRHGDGAGEGIRLTDVEVEGFSQKLALEHRGKRHVVRLPLAGEFQIENALVSAGLAIGTGSDAAGVFASLEHLEGAKGRLERVGERNGAPIFVDYAHKPDALAKALQALRPYARRRLIVVFGAGGDRDAGKRPIMGQIAAENADRVIITDDNPRSEKPEAIRAAILATAKGAREIGDRAAAIRAAIEDLEDGDALLVAGKGHETGQIVGGEVLPFSDHEAVAAALASRVA; encoded by the coding sequence ATGAAGCTGCGTGACCTCTTAGGCAATGATGCCGCAATCGAGCCCGCTACCGCCGCGCTCGATGTGGGCGGCGTTGCGCTCGACAGCCGCGTGGTCAAGCCGGGCGATCTCTTCTTTGCGCTCGCCGGCAGCAAGACCGACGGCGCGCGGTTCGTCGATGCTGCGATTGCGGCCGGCGCGGTCGCCGTGGTCGGCGATCATGCGCCCGATGGCTGCAAGGTGCCGTTCGTCTCCGTCGCCAATCCGCGCCGCGCATTGGCGCTGGCTGCAGCAAGATTTTTCCCGGCCCAGCCCGCGACGATTGCGGCGGTGACCGGAACCAGCGGCAAGACCTCGGTGGCCGCATTCACGCGCCAGATCTGGGAGCGGCTGGGGCATGCCTCGGCCAGCATCGGCACCATCGGTCTCGTCTCGCCGAAACGCACCGTTTACGGTTCGCTGACGACGCCGGATCCGATCGCGCTGCACCGGCAGCTCGATGAGATCGCGCGCGAGGGCGTGACGCATCTCGCCTTCGAGGCGTCCTCGCACGGGCTCGACCAGTATCGGCTCGACGGCGTGCGCGTCTGCGCCGGCGGCTTCACCAATCTCTCGCGCGACCACATGGATTATCATCCGACCGTCGCGCATTATCTCGCAGCAAAACTCCGGCTGTTCCGCGAGCTCGTGCCGCCCGGCGGCGCTGCGGTGATCTCGGCCGATCATGATTGCTCGGCGGAAGCGATCGACGCGGCGACGAGGCGCGGCTTGCGCGTCATGGCGGTCGGCCGTCACGGCGACGGGGCCGGCGAGGGCATTCGCCTCACCGATGTCGAGGTCGAGGGCTTCTCGCAAAAGCTTGCACTTGAACATCGCGGCAAGCGCCATGTGGTCCGGCTGCCGCTGGCCGGCGAATTCCAGATCGAGAATGCGCTGGTCTCGGCCGGCCTTGCCATCGGCACCGGCAGCGATGCGGCCGGTGTGTTTGCAAGCCTCGAACATCTCGAAGGCGCCAAGGGCCGGCTCGAGCGCGTCGGCGAGCGCAACGGCGCGCCAATCTTCGTCGACTATGCGCACAAGCCCGATGCACTGGCGAAAGCGTTGCAGGCGCTGCGGCCCTACGCCAGGCGCAGGCTGATCGTCGTGTTCGGCGCCGGCGGCGATCGCGATGCCGGCAAGCGGCCGATCATGGGCCAGATCGCGGCGGAGAATGCCGATCGCGTCATCATCACCGACGACAATCCGCGCAGCGAGAAGCCGGAAGCCATTCGCGCCGCGATCCTCGCCACCGCAAAGGGCGCGCGCGAAATCGGCGACCGCGCAGCTGCGATCCGCGCGGCGATCGAGGACCTGGAAGATGGCGATGCGCTGCTCGTCGCCGGCAAGGGCCACGAGACCGGACAGATCGTGGGTGGCGAGGTCCTGCCGTTCAGTGATCACGAGGCGGTTGCCGCCGCATTAGCATCGAGGGTCGCATGA
- the murD gene encoding UDP-N-acetylmuramoyl-L-alanine--D-glutamate ligase, whose translation MIPVTSFAGKTVAVFGLGGSGLASCHALKAGGAEVIAADDNAENVAKAAQAGFITADLRNVAWDNFAALVLAPGVPLTHPVPHWSVLKAREAGVEVIGDIELFCRERRRHAPNAPFIAITGTNGKSTTTALIAHLTKVAGYDTQMGGNIGTAILSLEPPRTGRVHVIEMSSYQIDLTPSLDPSVGILLNVSEDHIDRHGTIEHYAAVKERLVAGVQAGGTSIVGVDDGYCRDIADRLDRAGKNVVRISVRNPLASGIHVEHGTIMRTAGGARSEIAKLGGIGSLRGLHNAQNAACAAAAALAMGIGLDVLQNGLRSFPGLAHRMEQVGRRGNVLFVNDSKGTNADATAHALSSFSEIFWIAGGKPKAGGITSLTSFFPRIRKAYLIGEAAQEFSGTLGPVAHEISQTLDVAVAHAARDAEASGLTEAVVLLSPACASFDQYRNFEIRGTKFRELVQALPGVKPVV comes from the coding sequence ATGATCCCGGTCACATCCTTTGCCGGCAAGACGGTCGCGGTGTTCGGCCTCGGCGGCTCGGGGCTCGCTTCCTGCCACGCGCTGAAGGCCGGCGGCGCCGAAGTGATCGCCGCCGACGACAATGCCGAGAATGTCGCCAAGGCGGCGCAGGCCGGCTTCATCACCGCCGATCTGCGCAACGTCGCCTGGGACAATTTCGCAGCGCTGGTGCTCGCGCCCGGCGTGCCGCTGACGCATCCGGTGCCGCACTGGAGCGTGCTGAAGGCGCGCGAAGCCGGTGTCGAGGTGATCGGCGACATCGAGCTGTTCTGCCGCGAGCGCCGGCGCCACGCACCGAACGCGCCGTTCATTGCGATCACCGGCACCAACGGCAAGTCGACCACGACGGCGCTGATCGCGCATCTCACGAAGGTGGCCGGCTACGACACCCAGATGGGCGGCAATATCGGCACCGCGATCCTGTCGCTGGAGCCGCCGCGCACCGGCCGCGTCCACGTCATCGAGATGTCTTCCTACCAGATCGACCTCACGCCCTCGCTCGATCCCTCCGTCGGCATTCTGCTCAATGTCAGCGAGGATCACATCGATCGTCACGGCACCATCGAACATTACGCCGCGGTGAAGGAGCGTCTCGTTGCGGGCGTGCAGGCAGGCGGCACCTCGATCGTCGGCGTCGACGACGGCTATTGCCGCGACATCGCCGACCGGCTCGACCGCGCCGGCAAGAATGTGGTGCGGATCTCCGTCAGGAATCCGCTGGCGAGCGGCATTCATGTCGAGCACGGCACCATCATGCGCACCGCGGGCGGCGCCCGCAGCGAGATCGCCAAGCTCGGTGGCATCGGCTCGCTGCGCGGGCTGCACAACGCGCAGAACGCGGCGTGCGCGGCCGCAGCCGCGCTCGCGATGGGCATCGGCCTCGACGTGCTGCAAAACGGCCTGCGCAGCTTTCCGGGCCTGGCGCATCGCATGGAGCAGGTCGGCCGTCGCGGCAACGTGCTGTTCGTCAACGACTCCAAGGGCACCAACGCGGACGCCACCGCGCATGCGCTGTCGTCCTTTTCGGAGATCTTCTGGATCGCCGGCGGCAAGCCGAAGGCCGGCGGCATCACCAGCCTGACCTCCTTCTTCCCGCGCATTCGCAAGGCCTATCTGATCGGCGAGGCCGCCCAGGAGTTTTCCGGCACGCTCGGCCCGGTCGCGCACGAGATCAGCCAGACGCTCGACGTCGCGGTCGCGCATGCCGCGCGCGATGCGGAAGCATCGGGTCTCACCGAAGCGGTCGTGCTGCTGTCGCCGGCCTGCGCCTCCTTCGACCAGTACCGCAACTTCGAAATCCGCGGCACGAAGTTCCGCGAGCTGGTGCAGGCGCTGCCGGGTGTGAAGCCGGTGGTCTGA
- the murG gene encoding undecaprenyldiphospho-muramoylpentapeptide beta-N-acetylglucosaminyltransferase, translating to MDNSPLILLAAGGTGGHLFPAEALGVELIRRGFRVRLVTDERALRYSGLFTKDMIDVVASETARGRNPIQLAHAGLTLATGTLSAYRLIKRLKPAAVIGFGGYPTLPPLVAAKFAGVPGIIHEANAVLGRANRFLASRVRAIATSLPGVLDRDPALAAKTTTVGTPMRPGVLAAAAVPYAAPEVNGPLRLLVVGGSQGARIMADVVPGAIERLEPALWGRLILTQQVRDEDMTRVRAVYDKLKINAELAPFFADLPARLASNHLVVSRSGAGTVAELAAIGRPSILVPLPGAIDQDQFANAGVLAKVDGAIRIPQTEFTSDRLAAEISGFAAEPARLGAMAAAAKGAGRLDAAERLADLVVKVAGI from the coding sequence ATGGACAATTCCCCCTTGATTCTTCTCGCCGCGGGCGGCACCGGCGGCCATCTGTTTCCGGCCGAGGCGCTTGGCGTCGAGCTGATCCGGCGCGGCTTTCGCGTGCGCCTCGTCACCGATGAGCGCGCGCTGCGCTATAGCGGGCTGTTCACCAAGGACATGATCGACGTCGTCGCGAGCGAGACCGCACGCGGCCGCAACCCGATCCAGCTCGCTCATGCCGGCCTCACGCTCGCCACCGGCACGCTGTCCGCTTACCGCCTGATCAAGCGATTGAAGCCCGCTGCCGTCATCGGCTTCGGCGGCTATCCGACATTGCCGCCGCTGGTCGCGGCAAAGTTCGCCGGCGTGCCCGGCATCATCCACGAAGCCAACGCGGTGCTCGGCCGCGCCAACCGGTTTCTCGCAAGCCGTGTGCGCGCCATCGCGACGTCGCTGCCGGGCGTGCTCGACCGCGATCCGGCGCTGGCGGCCAAGACCACGACGGTGGGCACGCCGATGCGGCCGGGGGTGCTCGCGGCTGCGGCCGTGCCATATGCCGCACCCGAGGTGAACGGCCCGCTGCGCCTGCTCGTCGTCGGCGGCAGCCAGGGCGCGCGCATCATGGCCGACGTCGTGCCGGGCGCGATCGAGCGGCTCGAGCCCGCGCTGTGGGGCCGGCTCATTCTCACCCAGCAGGTCCGCGACGAGGACATGACCCGGGTGCGTGCGGTCTACGACAAGCTCAAGATCAATGCCGAGCTCGCGCCGTTCTTCGCGGATCTGCCGGCGCGGCTTGCCTCCAACCATCTGGTGGTGTCGCGCTCCGGCGCGGGCACCGTCGCCGAGCTCGCCGCGATCGGCCGGCCGTCGATCCTGGTGCCGCTGCCGGGCGCGATCGACCAGGATCAGTTCGCCAATGCCGGCGTGCTGGCCAAGGTTGATGGCGCCATCCGTATCCCGCAGACCGAGTTCACCTCTGATCGCCTCGCCGCCGAGATCTCGGGTTTTGCCGCCGAGCCGGCGCGTCTTGGCGCCATGGCCGCGGCGGCGAAGGGGGCAGGCCGGCTCGATGCCGCCGAGCGGCTGGCCGATCTGGTGGTCAAAGTCGCGGGAATCTGA
- a CDS encoding penicillin-binding protein 2 has translation MSAATPAKPKPTEPWRQRLIRSLLYGRNVDRAAKARARVGLAMVAFSLVYALIGSRLVMFAIGADAHSARRAASQEVVATARPDIVDRNGAILATDVKAASMFGEPRRIIDKDEAIELLTATVPDLDEAEVRERLKTRKGFVWLKREITAKQQQDIHKLGLPGIGFLRENKRVYPTGNEVAHLIGLVNIDNQGIAGMEKWLDNQGLADLHRAGFATDRLQKPIELSVDLRVEHALRDELLKAKEKFHTKAASGLVTNVNTGEIIAMVSVPDFDPNNPKEAHDPDRINRLTTGVYEMGSTFKAFTLAMALDTGKYGLDSLWDARGPLHYGKFAIHDDEPKGRFLTMKEVFTFSSNVGAARIALSQGVEAHKAFLRKMGQMERLRTELPESASPILPRRWSDLNTITISFGHGMAVAPLQAVMGVSALANGGLLIPPTFLKRTEEEARAVAKRVIKPETSDKMRFLMRLNAEIGTAKRANVPGYYIGGKTGTAEKVVNGRYAKKKVLTAFTAILPADKPKYQLLIMLDEPQPLKETYGFITSGWNAVPTAGNVISRIGPLLGIEPRYDLPPADRLILAASRTTQ, from the coding sequence ATGAGCGCTGCGACTCCGGCCAAACCCAAGCCGACTGAACCCTGGCGGCAGCGTCTGATCCGCAGCCTGCTCTACGGGCGCAATGTCGACCGCGCCGCGAAGGCCCGCGCGCGCGTGGGGCTCGCAATGGTCGCCTTTTCCCTGGTCTATGCCCTGATCGGAAGCCGGCTCGTGATGTTCGCGATCGGCGCCGACGCTCATAGCGCGCGGCGGGCTGCCTCGCAGGAAGTGGTCGCGACTGCGCGGCCCGACATCGTCGATCGTAACGGCGCGATCCTTGCGACCGACGTCAAGGCGGCCAGCATGTTCGGCGAGCCGCGCCGCATCATCGACAAGGACGAGGCGATCGAGCTGTTGACCGCCACCGTGCCCGACCTCGATGAAGCCGAGGTGCGGGAGCGCCTGAAGACGCGAAAGGGCTTCGTCTGGCTGAAGCGAGAGATCACGGCGAAGCAGCAGCAGGACATCCACAAGCTCGGCCTTCCCGGCATCGGCTTCCTGCGCGAAAACAAGCGTGTCTATCCGACCGGCAACGAGGTCGCCCACCTCATCGGTCTGGTCAACATCGACAATCAGGGCATCGCCGGCATGGAGAAGTGGCTCGATAACCAAGGGCTCGCCGATCTCCACCGTGCAGGCTTTGCCACCGACCGCCTGCAGAAGCCGATCGAGCTGTCGGTCGATCTGCGCGTCGAGCACGCGCTGCGCGACGAGCTGTTGAAGGCCAAGGAGAAGTTCCACACCAAGGCGGCCTCCGGGCTTGTCACCAACGTCAACACCGGCGAAATCATCGCGATGGTCTCGGTGCCGGATTTCGATCCGAACAATCCGAAGGAAGCCCACGACCCGGACCGCATCAATCGCTTGACCACCGGCGTCTACGAGATGGGCTCGACCTTCAAGGCGTTCACGCTCGCGATGGCGCTCGACACCGGCAAGTACGGTCTCGACTCGCTGTGGGACGCGCGCGGGCCGCTGCACTACGGCAAGTTCGCGATCCATGACGACGAGCCGAAGGGCCGCTTCCTGACCATGAAAGAGGTCTTCACCTTCTCCTCCAACGTCGGCGCGGCGCGCATCGCGCTGTCGCAGGGCGTGGAGGCGCACAAGGCGTTCCTGCGCAAGATGGGGCAGATGGAGCGGCTGCGCACCGAACTGCCGGAGAGCGCCTCGCCGATCCTGCCGCGGCGCTGGAGCGATTTGAACACCATCACCATCTCGTTCGGCCACGGCATGGCTGTCGCGCCGTTGCAGGCCGTGATGGGCGTCAGCGCCCTCGCCAACGGCGGCCTTTTGATTCCGCCGACCTTCCTCAAGCGCACCGAAGAGGAGGCGCGGGCGGTCGCAAAGCGCGTGATCAAGCCCGAGACCTCGGACAAGATGCGCTTCCTGATGCGGCTGAACGCAGAGATCGGCACCGCCAAGCGAGCGAATGTTCCCGGCTACTACATCGGCGGCAAGACCGGCACCGCGGAAAAGGTGGTCAACGGCCGCTATGCCAAGAAGAAGGTGCTGACCGCGTTCACTGCGATCCTCCCGGCGGACAAGCCGAAATACCAGCTACTGATCATGCTCGACGAGCCGCAGCCCCTGAAGGAAACCTACGGCTTCATCACGTCGGGCTGGAACGCCGTTCCGACCGCCGGCAACGTCATTAGCCGGATCGGGCCACTGCTCGGCATCGAGCCCCGCTACGACCTGCCGCCTGCGGACCGCCTTATTCTTGCAGCATCCAGGACAACCCAGTAA
- the murF gene encoding UDP-N-acetylmuramoyl-tripeptide--D-alanyl-D-alanine ligase, producing the protein MSAPLWTVAEVARALGASGSFPDTPIDFVTQDSRLVKPGSLFVALSGTPSGGFISAFASARDGWEFADKAEASGAVAMIVPHEIAGVRIPQIVVKDTLIDGLWGLARAARARFNGPVIGLTGSAGKTSTKEFLAAYPNAYASPSSFNNFWGVPLTLCNARPDASLWVVEMGMNQRGEIARLSELTRPTVALVVNVQPVHLEKLGSLDAIRREKVSIALGLPSDGVLVLPTGIKAPDWKGKVVRFGEKAEVHEVAHAPHGESWQVVAAIGKKEIAFSLTPGAPHRVQNALAALASAHAAHLDAATLAIKLDRVGIMTGRGVEQAVGGVTVIDDSFNGNPASVAAALQSLQARNMTGGRRIAVLGDMLELGDDAPSYHTALATHLDGIDGIYCVGPLMRHLYDALPAGKGLGWHDDPATLKASEVAGLLKAGDVVVVKGSKKMFWVNKFVPGLVAALQAKA; encoded by the coding sequence ATGAGCGCGCCACTATGGACGGTTGCCGAGGTGGCGCGTGCGCTTGGCGCGAGCGGATCGTTCCCGGATACGCCCATCGACTTCGTCACCCAGGACAGCCGCCTGGTGAAGCCGGGCAGCCTGTTCGTGGCGTTGAGCGGCACGCCGAGCGGCGGCTTCATCTCGGCCTTCGCCAGCGCGCGCGATGGCTGGGAGTTCGCCGACAAGGCGGAAGCGTCGGGCGCGGTCGCGATGATCGTGCCGCACGAGATCGCGGGCGTTCGCATTCCGCAGATCGTCGTGAAGGACACGCTGATCGACGGCCTCTGGGGCCTCGCGCGTGCCGCACGCGCGCGCTTCAACGGTCCGGTGATCGGGCTCACCGGCAGTGCCGGCAAGACCAGCACCAAGGAGTTCCTGGCGGCCTATCCCAATGCCTATGCGAGCCCGTCGAGCTTCAACAATTTCTGGGGCGTGCCGCTGACGCTGTGCAATGCCCGGCCCGATGCCAGCCTCTGGGTCGTCGAGATGGGGATGAACCAGCGAGGTGAGATCGCGCGGCTCAGCGAATTGACGCGGCCGACCGTCGCGCTCGTCGTCAATGTCCAGCCGGTGCATCTGGAAAAGCTCGGCTCGCTCGATGCGATCCGCCGCGAGAAGGTGTCGATCGCGCTCGGCCTGCCCTCGGACGGCGTGCTGGTGCTGCCGACCGGCATCAAGGCGCCGGACTGGAAGGGCAAGGTGGTGCGCTTCGGCGAGAAGGCCGAGGTGCACGAAGTCGCACACGCGCCGCACGGCGAGAGCTGGCAGGTCGTGGCCGCGATCGGCAAGAAGGAGATCGCCTTCAGCCTCACGCCGGGGGCGCCGCATCGCGTGCAGAATGCGCTCGCCGCGCTCGCCTCGGCTCACGCCGCCCATCTCGATGCCGCGACGCTCGCGATCAAGCTCGACCGCGTCGGCATCATGACCGGCCGCGGCGTCGAGCAGGCGGTCGGCGGCGTCACCGTGATCGACGACAGCTTCAACGGCAACCCGGCGAGCGTCGCTGCTGCGCTGCAAAGTCTGCAGGCGCGCAACATGACGGGCGGCCGCCGCATTGCGGTGCTCGGCGACATGCTGGAACTGGGCGACGACGCACCAAGCTACCACACCGCGCTGGCCACGCATCTCGACGGCATCGACGGTATCTATTGCGTCGGGCCCTTGATGCGGCACCTCTATGACGCGCTTCCCGCCGGCAAAGGGCTCGGCTGGCATGACGATCCCGCGACGCTGAAAGCCAGCGAGGTCGCGGGCCTGCTGAAGGCAGGCGATGTCGTGGTTGTCAAGGGCAGCAAGAAGATGTTCTGGGTCAACAAGTTTGTGCCGGGGCTAGTGGCCGCCTTGCAGGCAAAGGCGTAA